Proteins encoded together in one Miscanthus floridulus cultivar M001 chromosome 16, ASM1932011v1, whole genome shotgun sequence window:
- the LOC136510051 gene encoding peroxidase 42-like encodes MAMPTSTSTCKATLLMAFVATAVLSTATTSWAQSPLQINFYGPSCPQAEATVRNVTAGIIANDPTMGAAFMRLFFHDCFVRGCDASILIDPTSSNTQVEKKAIALRGYAAVNTIKAAVEAVCPGVVSCADILAFAARDTAVVSGGFASFDMPSGRRDGTVSNFIEVLQNIPSPTFKLQDLINNFAKKGLDVDDLIILSGAHSFGQAHCSFCNGRLYPTVDPTMDATYASDLKTVCPAPGSNSGNPVINNNRVTDPNVLSNQYYSNLLAGKVLFVSDQQLMNTTYTAAKVANSSADAATWMSQFQTALVKMGSIQVLTGTAGQVRKFCNVVNSS; translated from the exons ATGGCGATGCCGACGTCGACGTCAACATGCAAGGCCACGCTGCTCATGGCGTTCGTCGCCACTGCTGTGCTGAGCACGGCGACGACGTCGTGGGCACAGTCGCCGCTGCAGATCAACTTCTACGGCCCGTCGTGCCCGCAGGCGGAGGCGACGGTGCGCAACGTCACCGCCGGGATCATCGCCAACGACCCCACCATGGGCGCCGCCTTCATGCGCCTcttcttccacgactgcttcgtcagg GGGTGCGACGCCTCCATCCTGATCGACCCGACCAGCAGCAACACGCAGGTGGAGAAGAAGGCGATCGCGCTGCGCGGGTACGCCGCCGTGAACACGATCAAGGCGGCCGTGGAGGCGGTCTGCCCCGGCGTGGTCTCCTGCGCCGACATCCTGGCCTTCGCGGCGCGGGACACGGCGGTCGTCTCCGGCGGCTTCGCCAGCTTCGACATGCCCTCGGGCCGCCGCGACGGGACGGTGTCCAACTTCATCGAAGTGCTGCAGAACATCCCGTCGCCGACCTTCAAGCTCCAGGATCTCATCAACAACTTCGCCAAGAAGGGCCTCGACGTCGACGACCTCATCATTCTCTCCGGCGCGCACTCCTTCGGCCAGGCGCACTGCTCCTTCTGCAACGGCCGGCTGTACCCCACCGTCGACCCCACCATGGACGCCACCTACGCCTCCGATCTCAAGACGGTGTGCCCGGCGCCGGGCAGCAACAGCGGCAACCCGGTGATCAACAACAACCGGGTGACCGACCCCAACGTGCTCAGCAACCAGTACTACAGCAACCTGCTGGCGGGGAAGGTGCTCTTCGTGTCGGACCAGCAGCTCATGAACACCACCTACACGGCGGCCAAGGTGGCCAACAGCTCCGCTGACGCTGCCACGTGGATGAGCCAGTTCCAAACGGCGCTGGTGAAGATGGGCAGCATCCAGGTGCTCACCGGGACGGCCGGACAGGTCAGGAAGTTCTGCAACGTCGTCAATAGCAGCTAG